In one window of Cytophagaceae bacterium ABcell3 DNA:
- a CDS encoding ferric reductase-like transmembrane domain-containing protein — protein sequence MKYSYHRGIGWLIIYVIVALVPLAIALIGQFDITRGFGTELGTATGFLGLGLFALQFVISGRIKHVAPSYGMDNIIQYHREIGIIAFILILSHPIILFISDPSFLAFLDVSVDALRAISLIFLLMVLFTILATSLKRTLFNLSYEKWRLLHGICAVLILYGGLIHAFQVSWYTDPLWKKATLSVFVVVCSFALFYSRLIRPWKNKRKPYIIQKVIPERGQSTTITLLPENHEKMKYVAGQFAWLTVGETPFSLQQHPFSFTSSELSQEISFTAKEFGDFTSKWKHFKPGTKVFLEGPFGSFTPEPNHDIFMIMGGIGITPAMSMLRTFVDTKGKRKIKLIYGNQTIENITFREELEDLSKKLNLQVIHLLSEPPESWQGETGFVNQSLLKKHLPANPNQYMYFICGPDPLMDAAEYALRNLKIDWRNIYTERFQIV from the coding sequence ATGAAATACAGTTACCACAGAGGCATAGGATGGTTAATAATTTATGTAATAGTTGCATTGGTGCCATTGGCTATTGCACTTATTGGGCAATTTGATATAACCAGAGGTTTTGGCACAGAGCTTGGCACAGCCACCGGATTCTTGGGACTTGGTTTGTTTGCCTTACAATTTGTAATTTCCGGAAGAATTAAACATGTAGCACCAAGCTATGGCATGGACAATATTATTCAATATCATAGGGAAATAGGTATAATTGCGTTTATTCTAATTCTTTCACACCCCATAATACTTTTTATTTCCGACCCATCCTTCTTAGCATTCCTTGATGTTTCCGTAGATGCACTCAGGGCTATTTCTTTGATTTTTTTGCTAATGGTATTATTCACCATATTAGCCACTAGTTTAAAGAGAACATTGTTTAACCTTAGTTATGAAAAATGGAGGCTATTGCATGGGATTTGTGCAGTACTTATTCTATATGGGGGTTTAATTCATGCTTTTCAGGTATCTTGGTACACAGACCCATTATGGAAAAAAGCTACCTTAAGCGTTTTTGTTGTGGTATGTAGCTTTGCCCTTTTTTACTCCCGGTTGATCAGACCATGGAAGAATAAAAGAAAACCTTATATAATTCAAAAAGTCATTCCCGAGAGAGGCCAGTCCACCACGATTACTTTATTGCCGGAAAACCATGAAAAGATGAAATATGTGGCCGGTCAGTTTGCATGGTTAACTGTAGGAGAAACACCATTTTCATTGCAACAACACCCATTTTCTTTTACCTCAAGCGAGTTAAGTCAAGAAATCAGTTTTACAGCAAAAGAATTCGGTGACTTTACCTCTAAATGGAAGCACTTTAAACCTGGCACAAAAGTGTTTTTAGAAGGACCGTTTGGCTCTTTTACACCCGAACCAAACCACGACATCTTTATGATTATGGGAGGTATAGGTATAACACCTGCCATGAGCATGTTGAGAACATTTGTAGACACAAAAGGCAAGCGAAAAATCAAGTTAATCTATGGAAATCAAACCATAGAAAACATAACATTTAGAGAAGAACTAGAAGATTTATCCAAAAAGCTAAACCTACAGGTAATCCACCTGCTTTCAGAACCTCCAGAAAGTTGGCAAGGAGAAACAGGTTTCGTAAACCAATCGCTCTTAAAAAAGCATTTACCTGCAAACCCCAATCAATATATGTATTTCATTTGTGGTCCAGACCCCTTAATGGATGCTGCTGAATATGCGCTAAGAAACTTAAAGATTGACTGGAGAAACATATATACTGAACGTTTTCAAATAGTTTAA
- a CDS encoding DUF4421 domain-containing protein, translating into MMLKNTFLNIICLTCISFAIKAQIIEDYEEEVEGEHYIVFEDAINSRLYLSQKFTSFRINDRLTGTDYMYMPNTTLNLGIGATYRWATLNLAYGFNFLNPDQGQGDTRYLDLQAHAYPRAMVVDLFGQFYKGYHMLPEGKAAPDGENFYYRPDLVVTKLGASVQYVFNFEKFSFNAAFLQNEWQRKSAGTPLLGFEMYGGRARGDSALIPIELIEDPERNFTRTRFFDLGPNLGYAYTLVFLKNFFVTASASTNLVIGHAIQDGDHYRERDWDVRPNLFFRIFAGYNSERWSLNGNFVYNNVRFASTENFTNSMMTGNYRVNFIYRFIPGGRLKERLQPIRGIDDELSPNNN; encoded by the coding sequence ATGATGCTTAAAAACACTTTTCTAAACATTATTTGTTTAACATGTATATCTTTTGCTATAAAAGCACAAATAATTGAAGATTATGAAGAAGAGGTAGAAGGTGAACATTATATAGTTTTTGAAGATGCGATAAATAGCAGGTTGTACCTTTCTCAAAAGTTCACCTCATTCCGTATTAACGACCGACTTACAGGTACCGATTATATGTACATGCCTAACACTACCTTAAACTTGGGCATTGGGGCTACTTATCGATGGGCGACCTTAAACTTGGCATACGGTTTTAATTTTCTAAATCCCGACCAAGGCCAAGGCGACACTCGCTACCTAGACCTGCAGGCCCATGCCTACCCCAGGGCCATGGTAGTTGATCTGTTTGGTCAGTTTTATAAAGGATATCACATGCTACCTGAAGGGAAAGCGGCTCCTGATGGGGAAAATTTTTACTATAGACCTGATCTTGTTGTAACCAAACTTGGGGCTTCGGTACAATATGTCTTCAATTTTGAAAAATTTTCTTTTAATGCAGCTTTCCTGCAAAACGAATGGCAAAGAAAATCGGCCGGTACGCCCCTTTTAGGTTTTGAAATGTATGGAGGAAGGGCACGAGGCGACAGTGCTTTGATTCCGATAGAATTAATAGAAGATCCAGAAAGAAACTTTACGAGAACCCGTTTTTTTGACCTTGGACCAAACCTAGGGTATGCCTATACATTGGTATTTTTGAAAAATTTCTTTGTCACCGCTTCTGCCTCTACTAATCTAGTAATCGGCCATGCAATTCAAGACGGTGACCACTACAGAGAGAGAGATTGGGATGTACGTCCAAACCTCTTTTTCAGAATTTTTGCAGGATATAATTCAGAAAGGTGGTCTTTGAACGGCAATTTTGTTTATAACAATGTGCGCTTTGCCTCTACGGAAAACTTCACTAATTCCATGATGACCGGAAATTACAGAGTTAATTTCATATACAGGTTTATACCAGGCGGACGACTTAAAGAAAGGCTACAGCCCATTAGGGGCATTGACGATGAATTGTCCCCTAATAATAATTAG
- the prs gene encoding ribose-phosphate diphosphokinase, with product MEKKLIFATQNYLYMRDMVVSQGGFDKGEVEVKYFPDGERYQRVLTSADCRDVVLIGGTISDSDTLEFYDLACALVKHGARSLLMIIPYFGYSTMERNVKPGEVITAKTRARIISVIPLTGMGNKVIFLDLHTEGLPHYLEGNIRHIHIYGKSIILNAAREIGGDNFVMACTDAGRAKWVESLANDLGVNAAFVFKRRLSGEETEITSVSADVKGKTVVIYDDMIRTGGSLVNAAKAYMNAGAVRVAAITTHGLFTNNGMERIEKSGLFYKVICTDSHPNVLKINNPLLEVRSVAKLFADRVAEIEC from the coding sequence ATGGAAAAAAAGTTAATTTTCGCTACCCAAAACTACCTATACATGCGTGATATGGTAGTTTCCCAAGGAGGGTTTGATAAAGGAGAAGTTGAAGTAAAGTATTTTCCCGATGGGGAAAGATATCAAAGAGTACTAACCAGCGCCGACTGCAGAGATGTTGTGCTCATAGGAGGTACAATTTCAGACAGCGATACGCTTGAATTTTACGATTTGGCATGTGCGCTTGTTAAACATGGCGCTAGATCTCTGCTGATGATTATACCTTATTTTGGGTATAGCACCATGGAAAGAAATGTAAAACCCGGAGAGGTTATTACTGCTAAAACCCGTGCTAGGATAATTTCAGTTATTCCACTAACAGGGATGGGGAATAAAGTTATCTTTTTAGATCTACATACAGAAGGTTTGCCTCATTATCTAGAAGGCAATATTAGGCATATCCATATTTATGGAAAGTCTATTATATTAAATGCAGCCCGAGAAATTGGTGGAGATAATTTTGTTATGGCCTGTACTGATGCAGGTAGGGCAAAATGGGTAGAGTCTTTGGCTAATGATTTAGGTGTAAATGCGGCATTTGTTTTTAAAAGAAGGTTGTCTGGGGAAGAAACAGAAATAACATCTGTTTCAGCAGATGTTAAAGGCAAGACTGTTGTAATATACGATGATATGATCAGGACAGGTGGATCTTTGGTCAATGCAGCTAAGGCCTATATGAATGCCGGAGCGGTTAGGGTAGCAGCTATTACCACCCATGGATTGTTTACGAATAACGGAATGGAAAGGATAGAGAAAAGTGGCTTGTTTTATAAAGTTATTTGCACCGACAGCCATCCAAATGTTTTAAAAATCAATAACCCGCTTTTAGAGGTGAGATCTGTAGCGAAGCTCTTTGCTGATAGGGTAGCTGAAATTGAGTGTTAA
- a CDS encoding RNA-binding protein, whose translation MDIFVGSLPFKIKEEDLKSLFEQYGKVASVTIIIDNITRQNKGFGFVKMPNDRDALKAIKELNGAEVMGRKIKASKSESKEKDNRKAIELLRSGKVITKKKKVNVIGRYKDSKQKDEKTQKRDRRIKTLRHKRKRK comes from the coding sequence ATGGATATCTTTGTTGGCAGCTTGCCGTTTAAAATTAAAGAGGAGGACCTGAAGTCTTTGTTTGAACAATACGGGAAAGTTGCTTCTGTTACCATTATTATTGATAACATTACCAGACAAAACAAAGGCTTCGGCTTTGTGAAAATGCCCAATGATAGAGATGCTTTAAAGGCTATTAAAGAGTTGAATGGGGCAGAGGTAATGGGAAGAAAGATTAAAGCGAGCAAATCTGAAAGTAAAGAAAAAGATAATAGAAAAGCCATAGAGTTACTTAGAAGTGGAAAAGTTATTACCAAAAAGAAAAAGGTCAATGTGATAGGTCGGTATAAAGATTCTAAGCAGAAGGATGAAAAAACACAAAAACGGGATAGGCGGATTAAAACATTGAGGCACAAAAGGAAGAGGAAATAA
- a CDS encoding PQQ-dependent sugar dehydrogenase: MKILNLAQLLILAAIIVSCNAKSQVEEQTSPMIDGLTEPTDIANAGDGTHRLFILEKPGTIKVYDGNTVNEFLDITEQVYIDHTEMGLLGIAFHPNFDENGYFFLNYTAEEGNEKITRISRFTAADDRQSGMKDSEKVLLEYEQPMGNHNGGALIFGDDGYLYIANGDGGGAGDPEENAQDLMAYKGKILRIDVDKGDPYAIPEDNPFVGEENVREEIFAYGLRNPWKITQDRQTGEIWIADVGQDHLEVINRLEKGGNYGWPVMEGTMCFPPGTECEPLGIEPLYEYSIQDDNCSIIGGYVYRGTEMEDLQGNYIFADYCSGNIWALQEDEDEVTSELLHTVDYMISTFGEDEDGNLYVGDFGNGNIYRLADLVEHEVAARNN; the protein is encoded by the coding sequence ATGAAAATATTAAATCTAGCTCAACTTTTAATCCTAGCAGCTATTATCGTTTCCTGTAATGCCAAAAGTCAGGTAGAGGAGCAGACATCACCTATGATAGATGGACTTACAGAGCCTACCGATATTGCCAATGCGGGCGACGGAACACATCGATTATTTATACTAGAAAAGCCTGGTACCATAAAAGTATATGATGGAAATACTGTCAACGAGTTTCTGGATATTACCGAGCAGGTCTATATTGACCATACCGAAATGGGACTTTTAGGAATTGCGTTTCACCCAAACTTTGACGAAAATGGCTACTTTTTCCTCAATTATACTGCGGAAGAGGGAAATGAAAAAATCACAAGGATTTCACGCTTTACCGCTGCCGACGACAGACAGTCTGGTATGAAGGACTCTGAAAAAGTGCTTTTAGAATATGAACAACCTATGGGCAACCACAATGGAGGAGCCCTTATTTTTGGAGATGACGGTTATTTATACATCGCAAATGGTGATGGTGGAGGGGCTGGTGACCCTGAAGAAAACGCACAAGACCTGATGGCTTACAAAGGAAAAATTTTAAGAATAGATGTTGACAAGGGAGACCCATATGCTATTCCTGAAGACAATCCTTTCGTTGGGGAAGAAAACGTAAGGGAGGAAATTTTTGCGTATGGCTTAAGAAATCCTTGGAAGATAACCCAAGATAGACAAACTGGGGAAATTTGGATAGCTGATGTAGGACAAGACCATTTAGAAGTCATAAATCGGTTAGAAAAGGGAGGTAATTACGGCTGGCCTGTTATGGAAGGAACTATGTGTTTCCCTCCTGGCACAGAGTGTGAGCCCTTGGGAATTGAACCACTTTACGAATATTCTATTCAAGATGACAATTGCTCTATTATTGGGGGTTATGTCTATAGAGGTACAGAAATGGAAGACCTTCAAGGCAACTATATTTTCGCAGACTATTGCTCAGGAAACATTTGGGCGCTACAAGAAGATGAAGATGAGGTAACTTCTGAACTGCTACATACTGTTGATTATATGATTTCAACATTTGGAGAAGATGAAGATGGAAACCTCTATGTTGGCGATTTTGGCAATGGAAACATTTATAGACTCGCTGATTTAGTAGAACATGAAGTGGCAGCAAGAAATAACTAG
- a CDS encoding potassium channel protein translates to MKLSKFRRALSLFISSIIIGILGFITIEDLGMVNALYMTILTLSTVGFTEVQELSSLGRVFTSVYILFNLGLYAYAVTIISKYIFEGEVKKKWQEINKDKKIKKMENHVIVCGFGRHGIKATQELLKHDVKVVVIEANEEEHLSDVPEFKDVIFIAQDATRESSLERAGLKKAKGLICSLPNDADNVLISLTAREMNPAILIVVRASDPSAEKKLKRAGADHAVLTDVIGGLHMAGLFIKKQVQSYFQPSAEESTCEYHLTEVKFNKLDEKFKDKRISDINHILTDVMVIGYKRNNKVYINPDDNVIFRPDDTLLMIHNHEEKQ, encoded by the coding sequence ATGAAACTAAGCAAGTTTAGAAGAGCATTGTCCTTGTTCATTAGCAGCATTATCATAGGTATTTTAGGGTTCATTACTATAGAGGATTTAGGAATGGTCAATGCTTTGTATATGACCATATTAACCCTTAGTACTGTAGGTTTTACTGAAGTTCAAGAATTGTCAAGCCTAGGTAGGGTATTCACATCTGTCTATATTTTATTTAATCTGGGACTTTATGCCTATGCCGTTACCATTATTTCCAAATACATATTTGAAGGAGAGGTAAAGAAAAAGTGGCAGGAGATAAATAAAGACAAAAAGATAAAAAAGATGGAAAATCATGTAATCGTATGCGGGTTTGGCAGACATGGTATCAAAGCAACACAAGAACTGCTAAAGCATGACGTAAAAGTCGTAGTAATTGAGGCTAATGAGGAAGAACACTTATCGGATGTTCCTGAATTTAAAGACGTGATCTTTATAGCGCAAGATGCCACAAGAGAATCTTCCTTGGAAAGGGCCGGATTAAAAAAAGCCAAAGGGCTTATATGCTCATTGCCCAATGATGCTGACAATGTACTTATTTCTTTAACAGCGCGAGAAATGAATCCGGCCATCCTCATTGTAGTAAGGGCATCGGATCCCAGTGCGGAAAAAAAACTAAAAAGAGCTGGCGCAGATCATGCAGTATTAACAGATGTTATAGGCGGTCTGCATATGGCAGGTCTATTTATAAAAAAACAAGTACAATCCTATTTCCAACCCTCTGCCGAAGAATCCACTTGCGAATACCATTTAACAGAGGTTAAATTTAACAAACTGGATGAAAAGTTTAAAGACAAACGTATCTCTGACATAAACCATATCCTAACTGACGTCATGGTAATTGGCTATAAAAGAAACAACAAAGTATATATAAACCCAGATGACAATGTCATTTTCAGACCCGATGACACTTTGTTAATGATCCATAATCATGAGGAAAAACAATAG
- the amt gene encoding ammonium transporter — MENFYTINNLWMLVCTMMIFVMHLGFAALEAGFTQSKNTINILFKNLLVPVVGIMSFTYVGYNLMYPGEEFSGQWFGYSGWGHEGVNEEHIYDRKFPFWALISFKAMFAATAATIVSGSVAERIHFRSFMIFSILFVTFCYPVVGMWLWGGGYLSTMETPFYDFSGASIVHSVGGWGALAGTIMLGPRICKFENGKSNQIEGHSMALATTGIFLLWFGWFGFNAGSVFSAEPLDVSLVVLNTAIGGSAGAAGSWLFTWIFIKTHYLPAFISGILGALVSTTAGANLFLPHEAGITGFVSGFLVVFTIQFFNKVKIDDPVSAIPSHLVCGIWGTLAVGLMGDLAGWNQFLSQLFAILVIGAFSFTFSMVFFYLLKVTIGLRVSEKVEIEGLDIEEHGMKAYR; from the coding sequence ATGGAAAACTTTTATACCATTAATAATTTATGGATGCTTGTTTGCACCATGATGATTTTTGTTATGCATCTGGGGTTTGCTGCCCTGGAAGCAGGTTTTACGCAGTCAAAAAATACGATCAATATTTTATTTAAGAACTTGCTGGTTCCAGTAGTGGGTATAATGAGTTTTACCTATGTCGGTTATAATCTCATGTATCCGGGAGAAGAGTTTAGTGGCCAATGGTTTGGATATAGCGGATGGGGACATGAAGGCGTAAATGAAGAACATATATATGACAGGAAGTTTCCATTTTGGGCTTTGATTTCATTTAAAGCTATGTTTGCCGCCACTGCAGCCACCATTGTTTCAGGCTCTGTAGCAGAAAGGATACATTTTAGGAGTTTTATGATATTCTCTATTCTTTTTGTTACTTTTTGCTATCCTGTTGTGGGTATGTGGCTGTGGGGTGGGGGATATCTGAGTACCATGGAAACCCCTTTTTATGATTTTTCTGGTGCCAGCATTGTTCACTCCGTGGGAGGTTGGGGCGCCTTAGCTGGAACTATTATGTTAGGTCCGCGTATTTGTAAGTTTGAAAATGGGAAAAGTAATCAAATTGAAGGTCACAGTATGGCTTTGGCCACAACCGGTATTTTTTTGCTTTGGTTTGGATGGTTTGGGTTTAATGCCGGCTCTGTATTTTCCGCTGAACCATTAGATGTGTCTTTAGTAGTTCTTAATACTGCTATAGGTGGTTCTGCTGGAGCCGCTGGTTCTTGGTTGTTTACATGGATTTTTATTAAAACTCACTATTTACCTGCTTTTATATCTGGGATTCTAGGCGCTTTAGTAAGTACTACGGCTGGTGCTAACTTATTCCTTCCACATGAAGCTGGCATTACCGGTTTTGTTTCTGGTTTCTTGGTGGTTTTTACTATTCAGTTTTTCAATAAAGTTAAAATAGATGATCCTGTTTCTGCTATCCCTTCACATTTAGTTTGTGGCATATGGGGCACTTTGGCAGTTGGACTTATGGGAGATTTAGCAGGTTGGAACCAATTTCTAAGCCAGCTTTTCGCCATTCTGGTCATAGGGGCTTTTAGTTTTACTTTTTCTATGGTTTTCTTTTACTTACTTAAGGTTACCATAGGTTTGAGGGTTTCTGAAAAAGTTGAGATAGAAGGTTTGGATATTGAAGAACACGGAATGAAGGCATACCGGTGA